One genomic region from Diabrotica undecimpunctata isolate CICGRU chromosome 9, icDiaUnde3, whole genome shotgun sequence encodes:
- the LOC140450814 gene encoding uncharacterized protein, with protein MNRMETSNEVPKNSVLVDSNGHFNVCIPLRLLSGFFEDFKKIIMNMKQELILIRSNDDIDAVVSIDETERPKIDISKLYWEVPHVTPSIREQLRLNKISHTNQELPIKFRSWQMIEYPALNNSTRHTWSVRTSTKIETPRHIIVAFQNNRKSKLTKDMSKFDHCTLKNIKVFLNSERYPYNDLQLDFKTNRFAKLYEMFGNFQESYYHMVLNQPIFNPHDFKMIAPLIHIDCSRQKELIQSGSVVLRIEFETDEPTTSDISAYCLILHEKEFTYNALTKIVKQL; from the coding sequence ATGAATAGAATGGAAACCAGTAATGAAGTCCCCAAAAACAGCGTGTTGGTGGATTCAAATGGACACTTTAACGTATGCATACCTCTAAGACTCCTATCAGGGTTCTTTGAAgattttaagaaaattattatGAACATGAAACAGGAATTAATACTTATTAGATCAAATGATGATATTGATGCTGTAGTAAGCATAGATGAAACCGAACGACCAAAAATTGATATTAGTAAATTATATTGGGAGGTACCACATGTAACACCAAGTATACGAGAACAGTTACGACTTAACAAGATTTCACATACAAATCAAGAATTACCTATTAAATTTCGTTCTTGGCAAATGATTGAATATCCTGCTCTAAACAACTCTACTCGCCATACATGGTCAGTGAGGACTAGTACAAAAATAGAAACACCTCGTCACATTATTGTTGCTTTCCAAAATAACAGAAAATCCAAATTGACAAAAGATATGAGTAAATTTGATCATtgcactttaaaaaatattaaagtatttttaaattctgaaagatATCCCTATAATGATTTACAattagattttaaaacaaatagattTGCGAAACTTTATGAAATGTTTGGCAATTTCCAAGAAAGTTATTATCACATGGTGCTGAATCAACCCATATTTAATCCTcatgactttaaaatgattgcTCCACTCATACATATTGACTGCTCTCGCCAAAAAGAATTAATTCAATCGGGATCAGTCGTGTTACGTATAGAGTTTGAGACAGATGAGCCAACAACCTCTGATATCTCGGCTTATTGTCTAATATTACACGAGAAAGAATTTACATATAATGCCTTAACTAAAATagtaaaacaattataa